GATACGAAATCAATTTGCGAACACCTGCCCAATACCGGAGTCTCGAAGAAATCCGCGACACCATGGTCCAGGCCGATGATGGTGCTGTCGTTACGATCCGTCAGATCGCCGAGGTTCGCGATACTTATGATCGCCCCTGGCGAGTGGACCGCATCAACGGAGTGAAGGGCATTCGCGTGGCGATCCGCAAGCAGGCCGATGCCAACACCGTAGAAGTGGCGAAGGGCGTGCTCGCCGAAATCGAGGCCGTAAACCGCGATTTCCCACAGCTGAACGTGATCCCGGTGATCAATCAGGGAAATTTCATCGAACGTTCGATCCAGAATGTGGCGATGTCGGTGTTCTATGGAGGGGGACTGGCGATCCTGGTACTGTTGTTTTTCCTCAGAAATGTGCGCATCACCGCTGTGATTGGAGCGGCCATACCCATCTCCATCATTGCCACCTTTGCCATGCTGTATTTTGGAGGATTCACCATCAACCTGATGACACTCGGCGGACTGGCGCTCGGAGTGGGCATGATGGTGGACAGCTCCATCGTTGTGCTGGAAAATATCTTCCGCAAGCGCGACTCGGAAGGACTCGATCCGAAACAGGCAGCGCCAGAGGGTGCCCAGGAGGTCGCCACCGCCATTGTTGCCAGCACGATCACCACCCTCGTCATTTTTCTGCCCGTCGTCTTCATCAAGGGAGTCTCCGGATTGCTGTTCAAGGACTTGGCCTACGTGATCGTATTCTCCCTCATCTGCTCACTGCTGGTCTCCCTCAGTCTGGTCCCCATGCTGTCCTCAAAGCTCATCCAACCCAAGGGAGTCGGTGCACAAAAACGCCGGAAATCCCTGCAGCGTTTGGTCGATTTTTCGGAGAAATGGTTTCAAAACCTCGAGCAAAGTTATCAAAACCTCCTGGCGGGCGCCCTGAATCATCGCATCAAAATTTCCGCCTTCGCCACCCTGCTTTTTGCACTGAGCATTTACCTCTTCCGCTTCATTGGCACGGAATTTCTCCCACCCAGCGATGAAGGAGAAGTGCGCATCTATGGCAAAATGGAGGTGGGAACACGATTTGAAATTGTCGACGAGGCGATGAGGCGCATCGAACGCATTGTGGAAGAATCTGTCCCCGAAAAAGTTGCCTCCATTACCAGTGTTGCCGAGGGCTGGGGCGATGCGCGCATTTCGTTGGTGCCCGCCGCACAAAGAGCACGCTCCAATGAAGAAATTGCAACCGACCTGCGACTCAAACTTCGCGGACAAATCGCCGGTATGGAAATTTTTACATGGGCACCGCAAGGACAGTTTGTGCTGCAGCGCGTGCTCGGAGATATTGACGGAAACGGGTTTCGCGTGGAGGTGAGGGGCTACGAAATATCGGTCCTGGAGGATATCGCCAACCAGGTGTATGAGGAACTCGAAAAAATCGAGGGGACGGGCTATCTGAATAAGAGTTTTGACGAAGGGCTTCCGCAGGAAGAATTAATCCTGGACCGGGCCAAAATCGCAGCGTTGGGGCTGTCTCCAAGGGATGTTTCCAATGTACTGCAAACCGCAGTTGCCGGATCGCGCGCGGGCAATTTTCAGACCGAGGGTCGTGCCGTCGAGATGGTGCTTCAACTGGCCAACGCCGAATCACTCACCATGGATGAGGTGCTCGACCTCACGCTTTCGACTCCTTCTGGGGAACAGGTCGCGCTGCGCAATCTCGTCTCCAACGAGAGCAATCGTGCACCACAGGGCATCCAGCGTAAGGATCAGCAGCGCTACGTCAGCATCGACGTCAATGTGGAGGATGCCGACACGGGTACCGTCGCCGCAAGGGTTCAGGCCATGCTCGACTCTCTGCCACGCCCCGAGGGCTACAGTTTCCTGATCACTGGCAGCTTTGAAGAGCAGCAAAAAGCATTTGGCGAACTCCTGATCGCCATCGTGCTCTCGCTGCTGCTGGTCTACATGGTGCTCGCCTGTCAGTATGAGTCCTTGGTCAATCCCCTGATTGTGATGTTGTCAGCACCCATGGCCGGCATTGGCGTGATTATCGCCCTCATGGGAACAGATACCACCTTCAATCTTCAATCCGCCATCGGTTGCATCATGCTGGGCGGTATCGTCGTGAACAATGCCATCCTGCTTGTGGATCAGGCAGGCAAGTTACAGTCGCGCGGCATGCCAGCGAGAGAAGCCGTGACCGAATCAGGACGCCGACGCCTCAGGCCCATTCTGATGACCACACTGACCACGATTCTGGGCTTGCTTCCACTCGCACTGGGTATTGGCGAAGGTGCGGATGCACAGGCACCACTTGCCCGGGCCGTCATTGGTGGACTCACCGCGTCCACGCTGATCACGCTCATCCTGATCCCCTGCGTTTATTCCCTGGTTCACCAAAGGGAAAATCTGGCAAAGGAATCCGCCGGTTGAGAGTTCATGAGTCGGGCTTTCAGCCCTCGCGTGATGGGATCACCTTTTCTCCTGGGCCTGCAGCCCAGGCTGGTATGAAACAAGGCTTCGCCCCTCGAAAACACATGCTGCCGCTCATCCGGTATCCTCGCCGTTCAATTACGCCAATACCATTCAATCGACACGCTTTTATCACGACATTTTCACTCCTCGGCCTGCTGCCCAGGCTGGTATGAAACGAGGCTTCGCCCTTGGAAAACTCGTTGCCGCCAGCGCCAACGGCGCGAGATCATACCAGCCTGGGGCGGCGCCCCAGGAATCACAGGAGTCCCAACCCAAGGGCTGAAGGCCCGACCCATATTCTTGATTCCCTCCCGGGACTGTGTGCAGAAGAGTTGCAGTGAAACCGTTTTAGGGTTCCAATGTTTCGAACGAATGAGCACCACAACCCTGCCACCCGAATCCGCAATCTCTCCACCACCCACGGTGCAGGTGCGGAAACTGGGACTGCAATTCCGGGAAACGGGCAACACCGCATTTCAGGCGGTAAATCTGGATCTGCAGGCGGGCGAGATTGTCGCCATCATTGGTCCGAGCGGTTGCGGCAAATCGACCTTGCTCAAATCCATCGCGGGGCTGTTGCGCCCGACCGACGGACACATCCAGTGGGCCGGGGATCACGTCCCCGA
Above is a window of Puniceicoccaceae bacterium DNA encoding:
- a CDS encoding efflux RND transporter permease subunit; translation: MSLPQFSVRRPIFTTMITLIVVVLGVFSFRQLKIDLLPPVELPTVSVRTGYPGASPQVVETRVTQILEEIIATVPGVDEISSSTYQGFSNIRVTFAWGTNLDAAAIEVQTKIEDEINELPQDINRPRVSKFDIGSFPVVLLGISSDLDPVEMTDMINHEIRYRFSRVPGVAQVDLWGGFDREIRIDLDPDRLRALQVPVDRVLTALRNANLDLPSGSIATGRYEINLRTPAQYRSLEEIRDTMVQADDGAVVTIRQIAEVRDTYDRPWRVDRINGVKGIRVAIRKQADANTVEVAKGVLAEIEAVNRDFPQLNVIPVINQGNFIERSIQNVAMSVFYGGGLAILVLLFFLRNVRITAVIGAAIPISIIATFAMLYFGGFTINLMTLGGLALGVGMMVDSSIVVLENIFRKRDSEGLDPKQAAPEGAQEVATAIVASTITTLVIFLPVVFIKGVSGLLFKDLAYVIVFSLICSLLVSLSLVPMLSSKLIQPKGVGAQKRRKSLQRLVDFSEKWFQNLEQSYQNLLAGALNHRIKISAFATLLFALSIYLFRFIGTEFLPPSDEGEVRIYGKMEVGTRFEIVDEAMRRIERIVEESVPEKVASITSVAEGWGDARISLVPAAQRARSNEEIATDLRLKLRGQIAGMEIFTWAPQGQFVLQRVLGDIDGNGFRVEVRGYEISVLEDIANQVYEELEKIEGTGYLNKSFDEGLPQEELILDRAKIAALGLSPRDVSNVLQTAVAGSRAGNFQTEGRAVEMVLQLANAESLTMDEVLDLTLSTPSGEQVALRNLVSNESNRAPQGIQRKDQQRYVSIDVNVEDADTGTVAARVQAMLDSLPRPEGYSFLITGSFEEQQKAFGELLIAIVLSLLLVYMVLACQYESLVNPLIVMLSAPMAGIGVIIALMGTDTTFNLQSAIGCIMLGGIVVNNAILLVDQAGKLQSRGMPAREAVTESGRRRLRPILMTTLTTILGLLPLALGIGEGADAQAPLARAVIGGLTASTLITLILIPCVYSLVHQRENLAKESAG